A genome region from Pirellulales bacterium includes the following:
- the infB gene encoding translation initiation factor IF-2 translates to MALRIYALAKELKLDSKELVDICVKAGVTGKGSALASLTDEEAQKIKAFVAGGGKPVPRATVAAPSAPVRPASGPAKPAPEPPAFRREDYVPPGGVAGRPPVMGSRPAAESKPTEKRRPAAEGPKQPAIRLAAMPTANTPPPPSATEPPAQKPDIRLPADAIRAGKVGSKPLSEHLRKHEARRKADATRGDGNEKLPPQSTGRRPTSAIPAMDSASRERARKSRGGGPVPAAGEGSSDGPGGRVQRQLKRRRGPAGRREDEDGGYSGRTTRTHRTGINTAAPRKSNVVVELPCTVRTFSETLGVPARTVLSKLLALGTMGNINAQISPELGELLAIELGVEVTFKQQASDEQQMVSSFTDEDDPATLESRPPVVTFLGHVDHGKTSLLDRIIGINVAAGESGGITQHIRAYRIEQEGRPITFVDTPGHEAFTAMRARGANVTDIAVIVVAADDGVMPQTEEAISHARAAGVPMVVALNKIDLPGVNIDRIYQQLAAAELLPTAWGGETEVVQTSATAGTGIDELLETLLTIAELHDLKASGTRAAYGTCLEAELHEGRGVVAKMLVQKGTLRVGDVLVCGSSFGRVKAMYDTLRPNTRLESAGPSTPVNLTGLDVAPAAGEHLYVLDDIAKARSIAEQREAQQRRAELGVGGQEHVTLENLFDRLGKSEVQTLNLILRADTRGSIEAIKKELAKLAHPEVQIRILQATVGGVTEADVHLADASDAVIIGFNVVPEESARVLALQKGVQVRRYDIIYQVSEDLKKALEGMLKPEEREVDLGRALVLRLFVISRLGTICGCRVISGTIERNGRMRVIRENRIIGDYPLDSLKREKDDAREVREGYECGIKLAGFNDVKEGDVLECYKVEEVARTL, encoded by the coding sequence TTGGCATTACGGATCTACGCACTCGCAAAAGAACTCAAACTCGACAGCAAAGAGCTTGTCGACATTTGCGTCAAGGCAGGGGTGACGGGCAAGGGCTCGGCACTGGCGAGCCTGACGGATGAAGAAGCACAGAAGATCAAGGCGTTTGTGGCCGGCGGCGGCAAGCCGGTGCCGCGCGCCACTGTAGCCGCGCCCAGCGCGCCGGTGCGCCCCGCGAGCGGTCCTGCGAAGCCAGCACCAGAGCCGCCGGCGTTTCGACGCGAGGATTATGTGCCACCGGGCGGCGTTGCCGGGAGGCCGCCAGTCATGGGCTCGCGGCCTGCCGCGGAAAGTAAACCGACTGAAAAGCGTCGACCTGCGGCGGAAGGTCCCAAGCAACCGGCGATTCGCCTCGCGGCCATGCCGACGGCCAACACGCCGCCACCACCAAGCGCCACGGAGCCACCGGCTCAGAAGCCAGATATTCGACTGCCAGCCGACGCGATTCGCGCTGGCAAAGTGGGCAGCAAACCACTCTCCGAGCATTTGCGCAAACACGAGGCGCGGCGCAAGGCCGACGCCACGCGCGGCGATGGGAACGAGAAGTTGCCGCCGCAATCGACGGGACGTCGGCCGACTTCGGCGATTCCGGCGATGGACTCCGCATCGCGTGAGCGGGCCCGCAAAAGTCGTGGTGGCGGCCCGGTCCCAGCCGCCGGGGAAGGGTCATCCGACGGGCCCGGCGGTCGCGTGCAGCGCCAACTCAAGCGCCGGCGAGGCCCAGCAGGGCGCCGCGAAGACGAGGATGGCGGCTATTCCGGGCGGACCACTCGGACCCACCGCACGGGCATCAACACGGCGGCGCCACGCAAGAGCAACGTGGTGGTGGAACTGCCTTGCACGGTGCGCACGTTTTCGGAGACGCTGGGAGTGCCGGCGCGCACTGTCCTGTCGAAGCTGTTGGCGCTAGGCACGATGGGTAACATCAACGCGCAGATATCGCCGGAACTGGGGGAACTGCTGGCGATCGAGTTGGGTGTGGAAGTCACCTTCAAGCAGCAAGCCAGCGACGAGCAACAAATGGTCTCGTCGTTCACCGACGAGGATGATCCGGCAACGCTGGAATCGCGTCCGCCGGTGGTCACCTTTCTCGGTCACGTCGACCACGGCAAGACCTCGCTGCTTGACCGCATCATCGGCATCAACGTGGCCGCAGGCGAAAGCGGCGGCATCACGCAGCACATCCGCGCCTATCGCATCGAGCAGGAGGGGCGGCCGATCACGTTTGTCGACACGCCGGGGCACGAGGCGTTCACCGCCATGCGTGCCCGCGGAGCGAACGTCACCGACATCGCGGTGATCGTAGTGGCGGCGGACGACGGCGTGATGCCGCAGACTGAGGAGGCGATCAGCCATGCCCGCGCGGCCGGCGTGCCGATGGTGGTGGCCTTGAACAAGATCGATCTGCCGGGGGTGAACATCGACCGCATCTACCAACAACTGGCGGCGGCGGAGTTGTTGCCAACGGCCTGGGGCGGCGAAACGGAAGTGGTGCAGACCAGCGCCACGGCGGGGACCGGCATCGATGAGCTGTTGGAGACCTTGCTCACGATCGCGGAATTGCACGACCTCAAGGCGAGCGGAACACGCGCCGCCTACGGCACCTGCCTGGAGGCGGAACTGCACGAAGGCCGCGGTGTGGTGGCGAAAATGCTGGTGCAGAAAGGGACGCTGCGCGTGGGCGACGTGCTGGTATGCGGATCGTCGTTTGGTCGCGTGAAAGCGATGTACGACACGCTGCGGCCCAACACCCGGTTGGAGTCGGCAGGTCCTTCGACGCCGGTCAACCTGACGGGACTCGATGTGGCGCCGGCCGCTGGCGAGCATCTTTATGTGCTGGACGACATCGCCAAGGCACGCTCGATCGCTGAGCAGCGCGAGGCGCAGCAGCGCCGCGCCGAACTGGGGGTGGGCGGACAGGAGCATGTCACGCTCGAAAACCTGTTCGATCGACTGGGCAAGTCGGAAGTGCAGACGCTCAATTTGATCTTGCGGGCCGACACGCGCGGCTCGATCGAAGCGATCAAGAAGGAGTTGGCCAAACTCGCGCATCCCGAGGTGCAGATTCGCATCCTGCAGGCCACGGTCGGGGGCGTGACCGAAGCCGACGTGCACCTGGCCGACGCTTCGGACGCGGTGATTATCGGCTTCAATGTGGTGCCGGAAGAATCTGCCCGCGTGCTGGCGCTGCAAAAGGGCGTGCAGGTGCGTCGCTACGACATCATTTATCAAGTCAGCGAAGACTTGAAGAAGGCCCTCGAAGGCATGCTCAAGCCCGAGGAGCGCGAGGTCGATCTGGGTCGGGCGCTGGTGCTGCGACTGTTCGTCATCAGCCGACTGGGCACGATCTGCGGTTGCCGGGTGATTTCGGGCACGATCGAGCGCAACGGACGGATGCGCGTGATCCGAGAGAACCGCATTATCGGGGATTATCCGCTGGATTCGCTGAAGCGGGAGAAGGACGACGCCCGCGAGGTGCGCGAAGGTTACGAGTGCGGTATCAAACTTGCCGGATTTAACGATGTGAAGGAGGGCGACGTGCTGGAATGCTACAAGGTCGAGGAAGTGGCTCGCACCCTGTAG
- a CDS encoding YebC/PmpR family DNA-binding transcriptional regulator: MAGHSHWAGIKHKKALIDNRRGKLWSKLAKAIIVAAKHGGGDPNANLKLRYAIDAAKAVSMPKENIERAIKKGTGEGADAASFDEILYEGYGAGGVAVLCEVLTDNRNRTAGEVRKIFEISDGKLGATGCVAYLFERKGLLVIGGDQTNEDALMELALEAGADDVRSTGGKFEVTCDPSAFQTLCDALDSRRIAAEVKEISRVPCTTVDLDADTARKVLRMMELLDDHDDVQSVSANFNLPDEALVELARN, translated from the coding sequence ATGGCAGGACATTCGCACTGGGCCGGGATCAAGCACAAGAAGGCCTTGATCGACAACAGGCGCGGGAAGCTGTGGAGCAAGCTGGCGAAGGCGATCATCGTGGCCGCGAAGCATGGCGGCGGCGATCCCAACGCCAATTTGAAGTTGCGGTACGCTATCGACGCGGCCAAAGCGGTGAGCATGCCGAAGGAGAACATCGAGCGGGCGATCAAGAAGGGAACGGGGGAAGGGGCCGACGCGGCCAGCTTCGACGAGATTTTGTACGAAGGGTACGGCGCCGGCGGCGTGGCGGTGCTCTGCGAAGTGCTCACCGACAACCGCAACCGCACGGCCGGCGAGGTGCGCAAGATCTTTGAGATCAGCGACGGCAAGCTGGGCGCCACCGGCTGCGTGGCCTATTTATTCGAGCGCAAGGGTCTGCTGGTCATCGGCGGCGATCAAACGAATGAGGACGCGCTGATGGAGCTTGCGCTCGAGGCGGGCGCCGACGACGTGCGATCGACCGGGGGGAAGTTCGAAGTGACTTGCGATCCAAGCGCCTTTCAGACGCTTTGCGACGCGCTGGACTCGCGACGGATCGCGGCAGAGGTCAAGGAAATCTCGCGGGTCCCCTGCACTACGGTTGATCTGGACGCCGACACAGCACGCAAAGTGCTGCGGATGATGGAATTGCTCGATGACCATGACGACGTGCAGAGCGTGTCGGCGAATTTCAACCTCCCCGACGAGGCGCTGGTGGAGCTTGCGCGGAACTGA
- a CDS encoding tetratricopeptide repeat protein, whose translation MIGALILVAVFMVGPAVATPAVSDAAGMEPPLPEALAPKVPRSEIEEDQLEAAALFATARLMEQKEEFAAALRYYQRALRCDPTALSIVQEIVPLAFTLGRPAEAVRYALVAAELDGSDPALLQRLAAHLTTEGDFDRALRMYERLRQLQKDQPRDDGKVLLAAQVAKLYLVSDKPQEAAAAYREVMHALADQEAKLDEQTRSVILEDAAQTLEALGAKSERQNNEAAAYDLFGMALLESGDADGALDAFRKANELEAHAGLFASQQAEVAAKKSQWQACLDALGGYFAAPVAARGTAPYELLATALKELGQEGQLIARLEKLLADNPDNAALSQFLGQKLLAAGELAKAQPLLAKAIERRPTLDGYRALVDDLRRQGNSVELLDTLLSAANALRSLDSLGDEFRALLADRAMVDQLMEQARQRAKSAEAPLDADQLATVAQMALEAKQPAVAAEFFELALAAPEADQTQVLRRWGLGLLLHDEYAAAAKVFRRALDEKLVAEHEAEFHYHLAGALEMAGETDAAMTAANRAVELAEPKATELGDTYYRMVARPPWALYHGKRNKEAEAEYRKLVERFDTRYGDDALRDTMREARLMLSNLAVIRADLPEAERWLEEILDEFPEDVSAQNDLGYLWVDQGKHLLRGLGMIEKAVAAEPTNSAYLDSQGWALHRLGRHDEALRAMEKAVALQPEPDGVMLDHLGDCHQAAGQLEQARAAWERAAAAFEKSGDTAKWKAVREKLATPPSS comes from the coding sequence ATGATTGGCGCGCTGATCCTCGTCGCGGTTTTCATGGTGGGGCCGGCGGTCGCGACGCCGGCGGTGAGCGACGCAGCGGGAATGGAGCCGCCGCTGCCCGAGGCGCTGGCGCCCAAGGTTCCGCGCAGCGAGATCGAGGAGGATCAGTTGGAGGCGGCCGCGCTGTTCGCCACGGCGCGGCTGATGGAGCAGAAGGAGGAGTTCGCGGCGGCGCTGCGCTATTATCAGCGGGCGCTGCGCTGCGATCCTACGGCGCTGTCGATCGTGCAGGAGATTGTGCCGTTGGCCTTCACGCTGGGGCGTCCGGCGGAGGCGGTGCGCTACGCGCTGGTGGCGGCGGAACTTGACGGCTCGGACCCGGCGCTACTGCAACGGCTGGCGGCGCATTTGACGACGGAGGGGGATTTCGACCGCGCCCTGCGGATGTACGAGCGACTGCGGCAACTGCAGAAGGACCAACCGCGGGACGACGGCAAAGTGCTGCTGGCCGCGCAGGTGGCCAAGCTGTATCTGGTGTCGGACAAGCCGCAGGAGGCCGCCGCCGCCTATCGAGAGGTGATGCACGCGCTGGCGGACCAGGAGGCAAAGCTCGACGAACAAACGCGCAGCGTCATTTTAGAGGACGCGGCGCAGACCCTGGAAGCGCTGGGCGCGAAGTCGGAACGGCAGAACAACGAGGCGGCGGCCTACGATCTGTTTGGGATGGCGCTCTTGGAGTCGGGCGACGCCGATGGCGCGCTGGACGCGTTTCGCAAGGCAAACGAGTTGGAAGCGCATGCGGGGTTGTTCGCCAGCCAGCAGGCGGAGGTGGCGGCGAAGAAGTCGCAGTGGCAGGCGTGTCTCGACGCGCTGGGCGGTTACTTCGCGGCTCCGGTCGCCGCGCGTGGGACGGCCCCTTATGAATTGCTGGCCACCGCGCTCAAAGAACTGGGGCAAGAGGGGCAACTGATCGCGCGCCTAGAAAAGCTGCTGGCTGACAACCCGGACAATGCGGCGCTATCGCAATTTCTGGGGCAAAAGCTCTTGGCGGCCGGGGAACTCGCGAAAGCGCAACCCTTATTGGCCAAAGCGATCGAAAGACGACCGACGCTCGATGGCTACCGGGCCCTGGTAGACGACCTGCGGCGGCAAGGCAACTCGGTGGAACTGCTCGACACGCTGTTGAGCGCGGCCAACGCGCTGCGGTCGCTGGACTCGCTGGGAGACGAATTTCGAGCCTTGTTGGCCGATCGCGCGATGGTCGATCAGTTGATGGAGCAGGCGCGACAGCGGGCCAAAAGCGCCGAGGCGCCGCTCGACGCCGACCAGTTGGCGACGGTCGCCCAAATGGCGCTCGAAGCGAAGCAACCTGCCGTGGCCGCCGAATTTTTTGAACTGGCGCTGGCGGCGCCCGAAGCCGACCAGACACAGGTGCTGCGGCGCTGGGGATTGGGACTTTTGTTGCACGACGAGTACGCCGCGGCGGCGAAGGTGTTTCGTCGCGCGCTGGATGAGAAGCTCGTGGCGGAGCACGAGGCGGAGTTTCATTATCACCTGGCGGGGGCATTGGAGATGGCCGGCGAGACCGACGCCGCCATGACCGCGGCGAATCGGGCCGTGGAACTGGCCGAACCGAAGGCGACCGAACTGGGCGACACGTACTATCGCATGGTCGCGCGGCCGCCGTGGGCGCTCTATCACGGCAAGCGAAACAAAGAGGCGGAGGCGGAGTATCGCAAGCTGGTGGAGCGTTTCGACACGCGTTACGGCGACGACGCTCTGCGCGACACGATGCGCGAAGCTCGGTTGATGCTCTCGAATCTGGCCGTGATCCGCGCGGACCTGCCGGAGGCGGAACGCTGGCTGGAAGAGATTTTGGATGAATTTCCGGAAGATGTCTCCGCGCAAAACGATTTGGGCTATCTGTGGGTGGACCAGGGAAAGCATCTGCTGCGCGGACTGGGGATGATTGAAAAAGCGGTAGCGGCCGAGCCCACCAATTCGGCGTATCTCGACAGCCAAGGCTGGGCGCTGCACCGGTTGGGACGACACGACGAGGCGCTGCGGGCGATGGAAAAGGCGGTCGCGCTGCAGCCGGAACCCGATGGGGTGATGCTCGACCACCTGGGAGATTGCCACCAGGCAGCGGGGCAATTGGAGCAGGCGCGCGCGGCCTGGGAGCGGGCGGCGGCGGCATTCGAGAAGTCGGGGGACACGGCTAAGTGGAAAGCCGTGCGTGAAAAGCTGGCGACCCCGCCGAGCAGTTGA
- a CDS encoding transcriptional repressor, protein MNHTTGETDRSPIRAALEGAGCRYTRQRAAVYEHLSQAEDHPTAEEVYQAVRSHLPRISLATVYKALESLVQAQLAHKLTNGDGSARYDCRRDEHYHLRDTRTGRVQDLPASYDPHLLQKLDPTLIERLAREGFAVQGYRLEVLGEYQR, encoded by the coding sequence ATGAACCACACCACTGGGGAAACCGATCGGTCGCCGATCCGCGCGGCGCTCGAAGGGGCTGGATGCCGGTATACCCGGCAGCGAGCGGCGGTTTATGAGCATCTCAGCCAGGCGGAGGACCACCCCACGGCCGAGGAGGTGTATCAAGCGGTTCGCAGCCACCTGCCGCGAATCAGTCTGGCGACGGTGTACAAGGCATTGGAGTCCTTGGTGCAAGCGCAACTGGCTCACAAGTTAACCAACGGCGATGGCTCGGCGCGCTACGATTGCCGCCGCGACGAGCATTATCATTTGCGCGACACGCGCACCGGCAGGGTGCAAGATTTGCCGGCGTCATACGACCCCCACCTGCTGCAAAAACTCGACCCCACCCTTATTGAGCGGCTGGCCAGGGAGGGGTTTGCGGTACAGGGCTACCGGCTGGAAGTGCTGGGCGAGTACCAGCGGTAA
- the nusA gene encoding transcription termination factor NusA produces MNANELLRIVDSIHRDKNIDKEIVFEAIEAALVSAAKRHYGEEEQIEVRIDRADGGLSATLNGQPLDAEETVGRIGAQTAKQVIIQKIREAERDALYDEYESLRGQLMTGVVQSMQGGAATVQLTNTESILPRSEMIPGETHHPNERVRATVFEVRKVGTRVKVVLSRIRPDLVRRLFEQEIPEIADGVIEIRAMAREAGYRTKVAVSSSDQRVDCVGACVGVRGNRIKNIVDELAGERIDIVRWSDDMQVLIPNSLQPAEVEEVILCQMLGRAIVLVREDQLSLAIGRRGQNVRLGSKLCGWDIEIMTREELDEQIEKAVAGYSSLEGVDDTLAEKLVGEGFLSYDDLSVIEPDALMALGDLTAEQVDAVVAQAEKLALAAEAAADEARRRQREQDRMRELGLLDDKPEVEAAVEEVAAEETEAGEATEGAADEADAEVVAEKQAEPEAGG; encoded by the coding sequence ATGAACGCCAACGAACTGCTCCGCATCGTCGACTCGATTCATCGCGACAAAAACATCGACAAGGAAATCGTCTTTGAGGCGATCGAGGCGGCGTTGGTGTCGGCGGCCAAGCGCCATTATGGCGAAGAAGAGCAGATCGAAGTGCGCATCGACCGCGCGGATGGCGGGCTGTCGGCCACGCTCAACGGCCAACCGCTGGACGCCGAGGAAACCGTGGGGCGCATCGGCGCGCAGACCGCCAAGCAGGTGATCATTCAGAAGATTCGCGAGGCGGAGCGCGACGCGCTGTATGACGAGTACGAATCGCTGCGCGGCCAACTGATGACCGGCGTGGTGCAGAGCATGCAAGGGGGCGCCGCCACGGTGCAACTGACGAACACCGAATCGATCTTGCCGCGGAGCGAGATGATCCCGGGCGAAACGCATCATCCCAACGAGCGGGTGCGGGCCACGGTGTTTGAAGTGCGCAAGGTGGGGACGCGGGTCAAGGTGGTGCTGAGCCGCATCCGGCCGGACCTGGTGCGCCGATTGTTCGAGCAGGAGATTCCGGAAATCGCGGATGGCGTGATCGAGATACGCGCGATGGCGCGCGAGGCGGGCTATCGGACCAAAGTGGCGGTTTCAAGCAGCGATCAACGGGTGGATTGCGTCGGAGCCTGCGTGGGCGTGCGCGGCAATCGCATCAAGAACATCGTGGACGAGTTGGCTGGCGAGCGCATCGACATCGTGCGCTGGAGCGACGACATGCAGGTGTTGATCCCCAACTCGCTGCAGCCGGCGGAAGTGGAAGAAGTGATTTTGTGCCAGATGTTGGGGCGCGCGATCGTGCTGGTCCGCGAGGATCAACTGTCGTTGGCAATTGGCCGGCGCGGCCAAAACGTGCGGCTGGGCAGCAAGCTGTGCGGCTGGGACATCGAAATCATGACCCGCGAGGAGTTGGACGAGCAGATCGAGAAGGCGGTGGCGGGCTACTCTTCGCTGGAGGGGGTGGATGACACCCTGGCCGAAAAGTTGGTGGGCGAAGGGTTTTTATCATACGATGATCTATCGGTCATCGAGCCCGACGCGCTGATGGCGCTGGGCGATCTGACGGCGGAGCAAGTCGACGCGGTCGTGGCGCAGGCCGAGAAGCTGGCATTGGCCGCGGAGGCCGCGGCGGACGAAGCTCGGCGCCGGCAGCGGGAGCAGGATCGGATGCGCGAGTTGGGGCTGCTGGACGATAAGCCGGAGGTTGAGGCGGCCGTTGAGGAAGTCGCGGCCGAGGAGACTGAAGCAGGAGAAGCCACTGAAGGCGCCGCTGACGAAGCGGATGCGGAAGTGGTGGCCGAGAAGCAAGCAGAACCAGAAGCTGGGGGCTAA
- a CDS encoding beta-ketoacyl-[acyl-carrier-protein] synthase family protein, with translation MKSVNQAQRRVVITGLGVVSPLGVTREAFWQALCAGQSGVAPLTALPTDFLPTSFAAEVREFTGSADDFGELEGEQKKAVRKGIKLMSRECQMGVAAALRSCADAGLKVGAFDPERAGVVYGSDYMLSPPEEFCAGIDLCAGDQRRFDFTRWGVEGMSKMNPLWLLKYLPNMPACHIAIYMDLRGPNNSITQREAAANFAIGESLRTIARGSADIMIAGATGTRVHLMKTLHALQQEEIAGNGAAPAQASRPFDLKRSGMVLGEGAGAIVLEALEHAEARGATIYGEVLAGASSVVVDRRLTAQRDVALANAMRRTLNDARLTPKDVGHIHAHGLSTRTCDVDEARAIRQVFDGAAGRVPVTAAKSYFGNLGAGGGMVELVASVLALYHDQLPPILNYETPDPECAIRAADGSDSPGRAFLKNSVTPQGQASCVLVAKAL, from the coding sequence ATGAAAAGCGTCAATCAGGCCCAACGCCGTGTCGTCATTACCGGTCTGGGCGTGGTCAGCCCGCTGGGGGTCACGCGGGAGGCGTTTTGGCAGGCGCTGTGCGCCGGTCAAAGCGGCGTAGCGCCATTGACGGCGCTGCCGACCGATTTTTTGCCAACCTCGTTCGCGGCGGAAGTGCGCGAATTCACGGGCTCGGCGGATGATTTTGGCGAGCTCGAGGGGGAACAAAAGAAAGCGGTTCGCAAAGGCATCAAGCTGATGTCGCGCGAGTGCCAGATGGGAGTGGCCGCCGCGCTGCGATCTTGCGCTGACGCGGGGCTAAAGGTGGGCGCGTTCGATCCCGAGCGCGCGGGCGTGGTGTACGGCTCGGACTACATGCTGTCTCCGCCCGAGGAATTCTGCGCCGGCATCGACCTGTGCGCGGGGGACCAGCGGCGATTCGACTTCACGCGCTGGGGAGTCGAGGGGATGTCGAAAATGAATCCCCTGTGGCTGTTGAAATATTTGCCGAACATGCCGGCCTGTCATATCGCGATCTACATGGATCTGCGCGGGCCGAACAACTCGATCACGCAGCGCGAGGCGGCGGCGAACTTCGCCATTGGCGAGTCGCTGCGGACCATCGCGCGCGGCAGCGCCGACATCATGATCGCGGGCGCGACCGGGACGCGCGTGCATTTGATGAAGACCTTGCACGCGCTGCAGCAGGAAGAAATCGCCGGCAACGGCGCCGCGCCGGCACAGGCCAGCCGACCCTTTGACCTGAAGCGGAGCGGAATGGTGCTGGGCGAAGGCGCCGGCGCGATCGTGCTGGAGGCGCTTGAGCATGCGGAGGCGCGCGGAGCGACGATCTATGGCGAAGTGCTGGCGGGGGCCTCGAGTGTGGTGGTGGATCGACGGTTGACGGCGCAGCGCGATGTGGCGCTGGCAAACGCGATGCGCCGCACCTTGAACGACGCGCGGCTGACACCAAAGGACGTGGGGCATATCCACGCGCATGGACTGAGCACGCGAACTTGCGACGTGGACGAAGCGCGGGCCATCCGCCAGGTGTTTGACGGAGCGGCAGGGCGAGTGCCGGTGACGGCGGCCAAGAGTTACTTTGGAAACCTGGGCGCCGGCGGCGGCATGGTGGAACTTGTGGCGAGCGTATTGGCACTGTACCACGACCAATTGCCGCCGATTCTGAACTACGAAACGCCCGACCCGGAGTGCGCGATTCGGGCGGCGGACGGCAGCGACTCGCCGGGCCGCGCATTCCTGAAGAACAGCGTGACGCCGCAGGGGCAGGCCAGTTGCGTGCTGGTGGCCAAGGCGTTGTAA
- the rbfA gene encoding 30S ribosome-binding factor RbfA: MTSRRLLKAAEAIREVVSMAILADLQDPRVRDVTVTHVEVAPDMRHAKVHVSVMGNETKQNLSLRGLESAAGYLQSKIAKRIDTRYTPRLQFVLDQGVKKSIEISRILHEVLPRDSETNATADEADEPLDDDETPTDDA; encoded by the coding sequence ATGACTTCGCGACGATTGTTGAAGGCCGCGGAAGCGATTCGAGAGGTGGTCAGCATGGCGATCCTGGCCGATCTTCAGGATCCGCGCGTACGCGACGTGACCGTCACCCACGTGGAGGTGGCCCCCGACATGCGGCATGCCAAGGTCCATGTGTCGGTGATGGGGAACGAAACGAAGCAGAACTTGAGCCTGCGGGGGCTGGAGAGCGCCGCTGGCTATTTGCAGAGCAAGATCGCCAAACGCATCGACACGCGTTATACGCCGCGGTTGCAGTTTGTGCTGGACCAAGGAGTGAAGAAGTCGATTGAGATCAGCCGCATTTTGCACGAGGTGCTGCCGCGCGACTCGGAGACCAACGCAACCGCCGACGAGGCCGATGAGCCCTTGGATGACGACGAAACGCCGACAGACGACGCATAG
- a CDS encoding ABC transporter ATP-binding protein — translation MHPEAPTSFRGIRVDHLSKRFIASTWAVNDLSLAVAAGEMLVLLGASGCGKTTTLRMIAGLEAPTTGEIEIDGRRVTRLPPHRRGVSLVFQEHPLYPHLSVAEQFRFGIAPSERDAAAERSVAQALGIDGLVGRFPRDLSGGERQRVALARGLLRRRAVTLLDEPLSNVDPPLRAEIRRQVREQGRQNGAATIYVTHDVPEALAIADRIAILQQGRIEQIGTAASVLAEPANRYVAGFVGGEHCSFVRGKVVVAAGGAEFLGGGWTLPLVCPPLACIGRQMILGVRPGAVQLADGQMSGGIEAEVRAVYTFAEGMIAELAPPALAMPADVEFSTRLKAFVPLRRTVTPGERVVVTLDASQLWWLDAESGDRWKPTS, via the coding sequence ATGCACCCCGAAGCGCCAACGAGTTTTCGCGGAATTCGCGTCGACCATCTGTCAAAGCGCTTCATTGCGTCGACCTGGGCGGTGAATGATCTGTCGCTGGCGGTGGCGGCGGGCGAAATGTTGGTGCTGCTGGGGGCCAGCGGTTGCGGCAAGACCACTACGCTGCGGATGATTGCCGGATTGGAAGCTCCCACTACGGGCGAGATCGAGATTGATGGTCGGCGGGTGACGCGCCTGCCGCCGCACCGGCGGGGCGTCAGCCTGGTGTTTCAAGAACACCCGCTCTATCCGCATTTGAGCGTTGCGGAACAATTCCGCTTTGGCATCGCGCCGAGCGAGCGCGATGCGGCGGCCGAGCGAAGTGTGGCGCAAGCGCTTGGCATCGACGGTCTCGTGGGACGATTCCCGCGCGATCTGTCTGGCGGCGAGCGACAGCGGGTGGCGCTGGCTCGCGGGCTACTGCGCCGCAGGGCCGTCACACTATTGGACGAGCCGCTATCGAATGTCGATCCGCCCCTGCGCGCGGAGATTCGCCGGCAGGTGCGCGAGCAGGGGCGCCAGAACGGGGCCGCGACGATCTATGTCACGCACGACGTGCCCGAGGCGCTGGCGATCGCGGACCGGATAGCGATCTTGCAACAGGGACGCATCGAGCAAATTGGGACCGCCGCCAGCGTGTTGGCTGAACCGGCGAATCGCTATGTGGCTGGCTTTGTAGGGGGTGAGCATTGCAGTTTTGTGCGTGGGAAAGTCGTCGTGGCAGCAGGAGGCGCCGAATTTTTGGGGGGCGGTTGGACACTTCCGCTGGTCTGCCCGCCGCTGGCCTGCATCGGGCGTCAGATGATTTTGGGAGTTCGGCCGGGGGCGGTCCAACTGGCGGACGGGCAGATGTCTGGTGGTATCGAAGCCGAAGTGCGCGCCGTCTACACGTTTGCCGAGGGGATGATCGCCGAACTGGCGCCCCCTGCCCTGGCGATGCCGGCCGATGTCGAATTCTCGACGCGTCTCAAGGCATTTGTGCCCTTGCGGCGCACTGTGACCCCTGGCGAACGGGTTGTCGTGACGCTGGATGCCAGCCAGTTGTGGTGGTTGGACGCTGAATCGGGCGACCGCTGGAAGCCAACTTCGTAG